In the genome of Myxococcus stipitatus, one region contains:
- a CDS encoding NAD-dependent epimerase/dehydratase family protein: MKTSRRKFLQYSAAGASLLALPSDSFAAPRKGAKKRILILGGTGFLGPAVVEAARARGHTLTLFNRGKTRPELFPGVEKLRGDRDPNKDEGLKALQGRKWDAVVDTSGYYPRMVKASASLLAPNVKQYVFISSVSAYASDKTPGEDESGPTATLADPTVETMGKEFEFYGGLKRACEEAAEAAMPGRVTNVRPGYIVGPDDRSDRFTYWPVRFDKGGEMLAPGTPKDPLQVIDARDLAEWLVLLIEGQVHGVFNAVGPGEAWSMGAMLDTCRKVTGKDTKVTWVPADFLEKQGETGDVRLPIYMPPTGTSAGTHLRSNAKAVKAGLKFRPVDVTVRDTLAYFKGLPEERRNKARAGLPAEREAELLALWHKSQEAKPATPAAPAASGKGG; this comes from the coding sequence ATGAAGACCTCGCGTAGGAAGTTCCTGCAGTATTCCGCTGCGGGAGCGTCGCTGCTGGCGCTCCCTTCCGACTCATTCGCCGCGCCCAGGAAGGGCGCGAAGAAGCGCATCCTCATCCTGGGAGGCACGGGCTTCCTGGGCCCCGCCGTCGTGGAGGCCGCGCGTGCCCGGGGCCACACGCTCACGCTCTTCAACCGGGGCAAGACGCGCCCGGAGCTCTTCCCTGGCGTGGAGAAGCTGCGGGGAGACCGCGACCCCAACAAGGACGAGGGACTCAAGGCACTGCAGGGCCGCAAGTGGGACGCGGTGGTGGACACGTCGGGTTACTACCCGCGCATGGTCAAGGCGTCGGCGTCGCTGCTGGCGCCCAACGTGAAGCAGTATGTCTTCATCTCCAGCGTGTCCGCGTACGCCAGCGACAAGACGCCGGGCGAGGACGAGTCAGGCCCGACGGCGACGCTCGCGGACCCCACCGTGGAGACGATGGGCAAGGAGTTCGAGTTCTACGGGGGACTCAAGCGCGCGTGTGAGGAGGCCGCGGAGGCCGCCATGCCCGGGCGCGTGACGAACGTTCGTCCCGGCTACATCGTGGGGCCGGATGACCGCTCGGACCGGTTCACGTACTGGCCGGTGCGCTTCGACAAGGGCGGGGAGATGCTGGCGCCCGGGACACCCAAGGACCCGCTGCAGGTCATCGACGCGCGAGACCTGGCCGAGTGGCTGGTGCTCCTCATCGAGGGCCAGGTCCACGGCGTCTTCAACGCGGTGGGGCCCGGTGAAGCGTGGTCGATGGGCGCGATGCTCGACACCTGCCGCAAGGTGACCGGCAAGGACACGAAGGTGACGTGGGTGCCGGCGGACTTCCTGGAGAAGCAAGGCGAGACGGGCGATGTCCGGCTCCCCATCTACATGCCGCCCACGGGCACGAGCGCGGGCACGCACCTGCGCAGCAACGCGAAGGCCGTCAAGGCGGGCCTGAAGTTCCGTCCGGTGGACGTCACCGTCCGCGACACGCTGGCGTACTTCAAGGGGCTGCCCGAGGAGCGCCGCAACAAGGCCCGCGCGGGACTTCCGGCCGAGCGCGAGGCGGAGCTGCTGGCGCTGTGGCACAAGTCCCAGGAGGCGAAGCCCGCGACCCCGGCCGCACCCGCGGCTTCCGGCAAGGGCGGGTAG